The following coding sequences are from one Pararge aegeria chromosome 13, ilParAegt1.1, whole genome shotgun sequence window:
- the LOC120628830 gene encoding lipase 3-like, with protein sequence MDPPRSNAATPMQVDRPYYQKETLSLPDAKLFLDLSSRYGHPAVKYDVITEDGYILNLFHLPGKRKPPVLLTHGLFCNGDSWILRGNTSLPIILANAGHDVWIGNCRGNVYSKRHIHLDPNSRRFWNFSFHEQAIYDLSVMIDTVLEKTGTKKINAIGHSLGNTIFYVLGSTKTEYNGKVNLLIALSPISYLNNVPRPAKLFFELAPFIGGIMQDRNVTELFGPNGIIKRLIESICFIPTLGYKVCVENLLFNLVGFDENELGSDFSSILFSHFPSSVSLKNLLHLAQVYNIKRFARYDYGLKNIFIYNTSFPPRYDLDNVKMPVALIAAKNDRLCALKDVEILRSMLANVVSYLVIPWGKFNHVDYIWGESAHMYLYPYILSLLDKYSR encoded by the exons ATGGACCCACCACGTTCCAATGCCGctactccaatgcaggttgaCAGACCTTATTATCAGAAGGAA ACTTTAAGTTTACCAGACGCGAAACTTTTTTTAGACCTGTCTTCTAGATATGGGCATCCAGCAGTTAAATACGATGTGATCACTGAAGATGGATATATTCTTAACCTGTTTCATTTGCCTGGTAAGAGAAAGCCCCCGGTTTTGCTCACGCATGGCTTATTTTGTAATGGTGACTCTTGGATACTCAGAGGCAACACTTCTTTGCCTATAATCTTGGCGAATGCTGGTCATGACGTCTGGATAGGCAACTGTCGGGGAAACGTGTATTCCAAGAGACATATCCACCTGGATCCGAATTCTAGAAGATTCTGGAACTTTAGCTTTCATGAACAAGCTATCTATGATTTGAGTGTTATGATTGATACGGTTTTGGAGAAAACTGGAACGAAGAAAATCAACGCAATTGGACACTCCCTAGGTAATACAATATTCTATGTGCTGGGTTCCACTAAGACGGAATACAATGGAAAAGTGAACTTGCTAATAGCTTTGTCCcctataagttatttaaataacgttCCACGAcctgcaaaattattttttgagttGGCACCATTTATTGGAGGAATCATGCAAGATAGAAACGTAACAGAGTTATTTGGACCTAATGGTATAATAAAGCGTTTGATAGAGAGCATCTGCTTTATACCGACTCTAGGCTACAAGGTATGTGTAGAGAACTTACTTTTTAATCTCGTTGGGTTTGATGAAAATGAACTGGGATCGGATTTCTCATCAATATTGTTCTCTCATTTTCCTTCAAGTGTTTCTTTAAAGAATCTATTGCATCTTGctcaagtttataatataaaaagattcGCTCGATATGACTATggattgaaaaatatatttatttataacacttcCTTTCCTCCAAGATATGATTTGGATAATGTAAAAATGCCAGTGGCCTTAATAGCGGCTAAAAATGACAGACTATGTGCATTGAAAGATGTGGAGATATTGAGGAGCATGTTGGCGAATGTTGTGAGTTATCTGGTGATTCCATGGGGCAAGTTCAATCATGTGGACTACATTTGGGGTGAGAGCGCTCATATGTATCTGTACCCGTATATTTTAAGCTTATTAGACAAATATTCTCGATAG
- the LOC120628831 gene encoding lipase 1-like has protein sequence MRFYNLSATLTVFCQFVLVLSQTNLPEDATLYFEELASKYGHPARKYEVATEDGYILTLFNLPGTKDPVLLMHGMQGTSDIWMLRGNISLPIVLANAGFDVWVGNNRGNRYSRKHRYLDPDNDAAFWDFSFHELGVYDLSAMIDKVLESTGANQINAIGHSLGTTLFFVLGSTKPQYNAKVNVLIALAPVCYLNNIPPLMSTFFKLAPLIGKSFKNLNIYEVFDKPARDIVRQLCSLPLIGYEICIEGVLFAIVGSDPKELSREFTKIVYPHFPSSGSLKNFLHLAQLHNRRTFAHYDYGLLRNKAVYGSSVPPEYELNKVTMPVAIIVGENDKLSVLKDVQILRKKLPNVVSYAVSPHAAFNHLDDIWGAHMDVYLYPYVFKVLEQYS, from the coding sequence ATGAGGTTTTATAACCTGAGTGCTACTTTAACAGTCTTTTGTCAGTTTGTGTTAGTCCTTTCGCAAACAAACTTGCCTGAAGATGCAACATTATACTTCGAAGAATTGGCTAGCAAATATGGCCACCCTGCTCGTAAATATGAGGTCGCTACTGAAGATGGCTACATACTGACCTTGTTTAATCTACCAGGAACAAAAGACCCAGTACTTCTCATGCATGGAATGCAAGGGACCTCAGATATATGGATGTTAAGAGGAAACATCTCCTTACCGATAGTCCTTGCGAACGCAGGTTTTGACGTCTGGGTGGGCAATAACCGAGGCAACAGATATTCCAGAAAACATCGGTACCTCGACCCGGATAATGACGCAGCTTTCTGGGACTTTTCATTCCACGAGCTAGGAGTTTACGACCTTTCGGCTATGATTGATAAAGTTTTGGAGAGCACTGGTGCAAATCAAATCAACGCGATAGGCCATTCCCTGGGCACCACATTGTTCTTCGTTCTGGGTTCAACCAAGCCGCAATACAATGCAAAAGTGAACGTACTAATTGCTTTAGCTCCTGTTTGCTACCTGAACAATATTCCACCGTTAATGAGCACGTTTTTTAAACTTGCTCCCTTAATCGGCAAATCTTTCAAAAACTTGAATATATATGAAGTGTTTGACAAACCAGCAAGGGATATAGTAAGGCAATTATGCTCCTTACCGCTTATAGGATACGAGATATGCATCGAGGGTGTTTTATTCGCGATAGTTGGAAGTGATCCTAAAGAGCTATCCCGCGAATTTACAAAGATTGTGTATCCCCACTTTCCGTCGAGCGGATCTTTGAAGAACTTCCTCCATTTAGCACAATTGCATAATAGAAGAACATTCGCACATTACGACTATGGATTGTTGAGGAATAAAGCTGTTTATGGATCTAGTGTTCCACCGGAATATGAGTTGAACAAAGTGACAATGCCCGTCGCGATAATAGTTGGTGAGAATGACAAGTTATCAGTATTGAAGGACGTTCAAATCTTAAGAAAGAAGTTGCCGAACGTGGTGAGCTACGCGGTGTCTCCTCATGCAGCATTCAATCACCTGGACGACATATGGGGCGCGCATATGGATGTTTATTTGTACCCGTATGTGTTTAAAGTATTAGAACAGTATAGTTAG